One window from the genome of Macrobrachium nipponense isolate FS-2020 chromosome 49, ASM1510439v2, whole genome shotgun sequence encodes:
- the LOC135205261 gene encoding FIGNL1-interacting regulator of recombination and mitosis-like isoform X1, which translates to MEEVPQAVLHIMNASFQHCDSSRDTYADCFEAVSDSLTELCRQTVELSLHFANFAPKITFDTFDESDLDALVCICEQLCTTASHLSRLSDLKAFVGVWRVYANLVSQHHSSLTTALDTSVPLKALAKEISNGFEMLKTLPFDDKESAARTQKIMQRTIKTMNFCLKIVVAICEKYRGYLRAGHCSIASLLLLLFRYSPGNVVMKNFPHELKDEVETQLMIGIEPLLLHLREDEDFVKVLFEDKKELMDEIMKDWSSYLLLLIAVAVPPSATVVIHMKKFLSAIFSAMQKSHVSLSFPCTMNGVMCKGKRQSEVPLYEHVLTRMCVLVAGFDGTQFKVLEEILTKWLLSGQTWPALLAADVWCFVARYGTSELCWDYCILLLDILPKRRVHSHQRLIVASLLSRLIAKLAPKDREKLVSILKERSKEGVSS; encoded by the exons ATGGAGGAAGTACCCCAGGCAGTTCTCCACATTATGAATGCTTCTTTTCAACATTGTGACAGTAG CAGAGACACTTATGCAGATTGTTTCGAGGCAGTCAGCGATTCTTTAACCGAGCTCTGTCGTCAGACGGTGGAACTTAGCTTGCATTTTGCAAACTTCGCACCCAAGATTACTTTTGATACTTTTGATGAGTCAGATCTGGATGCTCTTGTTTGTA TTTGTGAGCAGCTGTGCACGACAGCTTCCCACTTGTCACGGCTCTCGGACTTGAAAGCTTTTGTGGGTGTTTGGCGAGTGTATGCTAATCTCGTCAGTCAGCATCACAGTTCCTTGACGACGGCCTTAGATACTTCAGTTCCTCTGAAGGCCCTTGCGAAGGAAATAAGTAACGGTTTTGAAATGCTAAAGACACTTCCATTTGATGACAAGGAGTCG gcCGCTAGAACTCAGAAAATAATGCAGCGCACCATCAAGACGATGAACTTCTGCCTCAAAATTGTGGTTGCAATATGCGAGAAGTATCGAGGATATTTACGGGCTGGTCATTGCAGCATTGCGTCTCTTCTTTTGTTGCTCTTCAG ATATTCGCCTGGCAACGTCGTTATGAAGAATTTTCCCCATGAATTGAAGGATGAAGTAGAAACTCAGCTCATGATAGGTATCGAGCCACTACTTCTTCATCTTAGGGAAGATGAGGATTTTGTTAAG GTACTTTTCGAAGACAAGAAAGAACTAATGGACGAGATAATGAAAGATTGGAGTAgttatttacttcttttaataGCTGTAGCGGTCCCTCCTTCAGCGACTGTAGTCATTCATATGAAGAAGTTTCTCTCTGCCATATTTTCGGCAATGCAGAAAA gTCATGTTTCTTTGTCATTTCCATGCACCATGAATGGGGTAATGTGCAAAGGAAAACGGCAGAGCGAGGTGCCATTATACGAGCACGTACTAACACGGATGTGCGTCCTTGTGGCCGGTTTTGATGGCACCCAGTTTAAAGTCCTGGAGGAAATTCTTACGAAGTGGCTGTTGAGCGGCCAAACGTGGCCAGCTCTTTTAGCTGCTGATGTGTGGTGCTTTGTTGCAAG GTATGGAACGAGTGAGCTGTGCTGGGATTACTGCATACTGCTGTTGGACATATTACCCAAGAGAAGAGTTCACTCTCACCAACGTCTGATCGTGGCATCACTCTTGAGTCGGCTGATTGCCAAGCTAGCGCCCAAAGACAGGGAGAAGTTGGTCTCGATTTTGAAGGAAAGAAGTAAGGAGGGCGTCAGTTCGTAG
- the LOC135205261 gene encoding FIGNL1-interacting regulator of recombination and mitosis-like isoform X2 encodes MEEVPQAVLHIMNASFQHCDSRDTYADCFEAVSDSLTELCRQTVELSLHFANFAPKITFDTFDESDLDALVCICEQLCTTASHLSRLSDLKAFVGVWRVYANLVSQHHSSLTTALDTSVPLKALAKEISNGFEMLKTLPFDDKESAARTQKIMQRTIKTMNFCLKIVVAICEKYRGYLRAGHCSIASLLLLLFRYSPGNVVMKNFPHELKDEVETQLMIGIEPLLLHLREDEDFVKVLFEDKKELMDEIMKDWSSYLLLLIAVAVPPSATVVIHMKKFLSAIFSAMQKSHVSLSFPCTMNGVMCKGKRQSEVPLYEHVLTRMCVLVAGFDGTQFKVLEEILTKWLLSGQTWPALLAADVWCFVARYGTSELCWDYCILLLDILPKRRVHSHQRLIVASLLSRLIAKLAPKDREKLVSILKERSKEGVSS; translated from the exons ATGGAGGAAGTACCCCAGGCAGTTCTCCACATTATGAATGCTTCTTTTCAACATTGTGACAGTAG AGACACTTATGCAGATTGTTTCGAGGCAGTCAGCGATTCTTTAACCGAGCTCTGTCGTCAGACGGTGGAACTTAGCTTGCATTTTGCAAACTTCGCACCCAAGATTACTTTTGATACTTTTGATGAGTCAGATCTGGATGCTCTTGTTTGTA TTTGTGAGCAGCTGTGCACGACAGCTTCCCACTTGTCACGGCTCTCGGACTTGAAAGCTTTTGTGGGTGTTTGGCGAGTGTATGCTAATCTCGTCAGTCAGCATCACAGTTCCTTGACGACGGCCTTAGATACTTCAGTTCCTCTGAAGGCCCTTGCGAAGGAAATAAGTAACGGTTTTGAAATGCTAAAGACACTTCCATTTGATGACAAGGAGTCG gcCGCTAGAACTCAGAAAATAATGCAGCGCACCATCAAGACGATGAACTTCTGCCTCAAAATTGTGGTTGCAATATGCGAGAAGTATCGAGGATATTTACGGGCTGGTCATTGCAGCATTGCGTCTCTTCTTTTGTTGCTCTTCAG ATATTCGCCTGGCAACGTCGTTATGAAGAATTTTCCCCATGAATTGAAGGATGAAGTAGAAACTCAGCTCATGATAGGTATCGAGCCACTACTTCTTCATCTTAGGGAAGATGAGGATTTTGTTAAG GTACTTTTCGAAGACAAGAAAGAACTAATGGACGAGATAATGAAAGATTGGAGTAgttatttacttcttttaataGCTGTAGCGGTCCCTCCTTCAGCGACTGTAGTCATTCATATGAAGAAGTTTCTCTCTGCCATATTTTCGGCAATGCAGAAAA gTCATGTTTCTTTGTCATTTCCATGCACCATGAATGGGGTAATGTGCAAAGGAAAACGGCAGAGCGAGGTGCCATTATACGAGCACGTACTAACACGGATGTGCGTCCTTGTGGCCGGTTTTGATGGCACCCAGTTTAAAGTCCTGGAGGAAATTCTTACGAAGTGGCTGTTGAGCGGCCAAACGTGGCCAGCTCTTTTAGCTGCTGATGTGTGGTGCTTTGTTGCAAG GTATGGAACGAGTGAGCTGTGCTGGGATTACTGCATACTGCTGTTGGACATATTACCCAAGAGAAGAGTTCACTCTCACCAACGTCTGATCGTGGCATCACTCTTGAGTCGGCTGATTGCCAAGCTAGCGCCCAAAGACAGGGAGAAGTTGGTCTCGATTTTGAAGGAAAGAAGTAAGGAGGGCGTCAGTTCGTAG